A window from Drosophila yakuba strain Tai18E2 chromosome 3L, Prin_Dyak_Tai18E2_2.1, whole genome shotgun sequence encodes these proteins:
- the LOC6532324 gene encoding lysozyme P, translating to MRALLVICALALAAVATHARTMDRCSLARELSNLGVPRDQLAKWTCIAQHESSYRTGVVGPANSNGSNDYGIFQINNKYWCKPADGRFSYNECGLSCNALLTDDISNSVRCAQKIQRQQGWTAWSTWKYCSGSLPSINSCF from the coding sequence ATGAGAGCTCTCCTTGTGATTTGTGCCCTGGCTCTGGCGGCAGTCGCCACCCACGCCCGAACGATGGATAGATGTTCCCTGGCCAGGGAGTTGTCCAACCTGGGCGTTCCCCGCGACCAGCTGGCCAAGTGGACCTGCATCGCCCAGCACGAGAGTTCCTACCGCACCGGCGTCGTTGGTCCCGCCAACTCCAATGGATCCAATGACTACGGCATCTTTCAGATCAACAACAAGTACTGGTGCAAACCCGCCGACGGTCGCTTCTCCTACAACGAGTGCGGATTGAGCTGTAATGCCCTTCTGACCGACGACATCAGCAACTCCGTGAGGTGCGCCCAGAAGATTCAGCGGCAGCAGGGATGGACGGCCTGGTCCACCTGGAAGTACTGCAGCGGATCCCTGCCCTCGATCAACAGTTGCTTCTAG
- the LOC6532325 gene encoding lysozyme S produces the protein MKAFFALVLLAIAASAQAGRTLDRCSLAREMADLGVPRDQLDKWTCIAQHESDYRTWVVGPANSDGSNDYGIFQINDLYWCQADGRFSYNECGLSCNALLTDDITNSVRCAQKVLSQQGWSAWAVWHYCSGWLPSIDECF, from the coding sequence ATGAAGGCTTTCTTTGCTCTGGTGCTCCTGGCCATTGCCGCCTCTGCTCAGGCAGGTCGCACCCTCGACCGCTGCTCCTTGGCCCGTGAGATGGCCGACCTGGGCGTTCCTCGTGACCAGCTGGACAAGTGGACCTGCATTGCCCAGCACGAGAGTGACTACCGCACCTGGGTGGTGGGACCAGCCAACTCCGACGGCTCCAACGACTACGGCATCTTCCAGATCAACGATCTTTACTGGTGCCAGGCCGATGGACGCTTCTCCTACAACGAGTGCGGTCTCAGCTGCAACGCCCTCCTGACAGACGACATCACCAACTCGGTCCGTTGTGCCCAGAAGGTGCTCAGCCAGCAGGGATGGTCCGCCTGGGCCGTGTGGCACTACTGCAGCGGATGGCTGCCGTCCATTGATGAGTGCTTCTAA
- the LOC6532326 gene encoding uncharacterized protein LOC6532326 isoform X2 has translation MAPSVCEMAGQGQSGPVPPQKAGGSNSSGTNKCGASSLNGSLASYKIGGSEQSWPQAPVYSKENQRPPVYNPEDYVHSLRKFIKASGLAKKLSIYDVCTGPTPKEEASRSATLPAKHSEYKSPIPAPPENDREMSLRQFGSITDLLTKLRADLRVSFPSFVQEFVGTPADGISHLLEVLRAIQMAQASNAPAPMPGASSSLAMTRNPQSYQRRALLDELSCLQCLSICCSRSLDAIARLGNTPVGLMPLASSATGQGIRARILALQLLASACDRQPFGSGSGGQKIASAGHTAVSDAMSTLRLRCSEPVRFRLLVGILNSGGGSGELQCAGVKFLNTFIESAVSIQQRLYIQAELFQAGLDASTLARTISSSSPWLDALKIEVKRFNELHIDVDQMITRARDAERVRSQMVILERRVQILHEEKAVLTSMERRLQERCAELQREIFRLQGTQQQSKFKPVESSHQPVALPRQVPPPKKNKQNSSEHEDEGISSSETGASLSPVPILVLPSKAKTSRKVVEEDEDDAATIEDVIEELDNIVSEAEKQISSQTSSVSRSKMRHHRPVEKDIVPVNIVPQPPRKSRSLAHLVPRTDCSDQEGSDYGMVVHQPGDPDAAERLAAMQSFFDEVDYDAPETDQPAAYQMESPTPDMPEANATATAYNASTNRELLDVIMNARHDEHDPTMQALRKSVQDAAPVTIPHHPVKVKAPAPPPPTPPAQQFNGVFFMTGMNTPQKYPKPDISAALQARRVTKNVERLEAAFASAHPEALNEAAIGREKSRSNQQIYFTSNLAMRMHDHTGFANPSGGQMQGPTHRTRSHTQGSMSKVTDLPSGLY, from the exons ATGGCTCCCAGTGTGTGCGAGATGGCCGGCCAGGGTCAAAGTGGTCCGGTGCCCCCGCAGAAAGCAGGCGGATCCAACAGCTCGGGGACGAACAAGTGCGGAGCCAGCAGTCTCAATGGATCCCTGGCCTCCTACAAGATCGGCGGCTCCGAACAGAGTTGGCCCCAGGCCCCAGTTTACAGCAAG GAAAATCAACGTCCGCCTGTCTACAATCCCGAGGACTACGTTCACTCGCTGCGGAAGTTCATCAAGGCCAGCGGCTTGGCCAAGAAGCTATCCATATACGATGTGTGCACGGGTCCAACTCCGAAGGAGGAGGCCTCCAGATCGGCCACCTTACCAGCCAAGCACTCGGAGTACAA ATCTCCCATTCCTGCTCCGCCAGAAAACGACAGAGAGATGTCCCTGCGTCAGTTTGGCTCCATCACCGATTTGCTGACCAAGTTGCGAGCTGATCTGCGGGTGTCCTTTCCCAG CTTCGTTCAGGAGTTCGTGGGCACTCCAGCGGATGGTATTAGCCACTTGCTGGAAGTGCTGCGCGCCATTCAAATGGCCCAGGCCAGCAATGCCCCTGCTCCAATGCCAGGAGcctccagctccttggccATGACCAGGAATCCCCAAAGCTATCAGCGCCGTGCTTTGCTGGACGAACTGTCTTGCCT GCAATGTCTGAGCATCTGTTGTTCGCGATCTCTGGATGCCATAGCCCGTTTGGGAAACACACCCGTGGGTCTCATGCCACTGGCTTCGTCGGCCACGGGTCAGGGCATCCGAGCTCGAATCCTGGCGCTCCAGTTGCTAGCCTCCGCCTGCGATCGCCAGCCCTTCGGCAGCGGCAGTGGTGGTCAGAAGATAGCCTCGGCTGGACACACAGCCGTATCGGATGCCATGTCCACGTTGAGATTAAGATGCAGTGAACCAGTTCGCTTCCGCCTGCTGGTCGGTATCCTCAACAGCGGCGGCGGCTCAGGCGAACTGCAGTGCGCGGGTGTTAA ATTTCTCAACACATTCATTGAGAGCGCCGTTAGCATTCAGCAGCGTCTGTACATCCAGGCTGAGCTCTTCCAGGCAGGATTGGATGCCAGCACCCTGGCTCGCACCATCTCCTCCTCTTCGCCCTGGTTGGATGCTCTGAAGATCGAGGTGAAGCGCTTTAACGAACTCCACATCGACGTGGACCAGATGATAACCCGGGCCAGGGACGCGGAGCGGGTGCGCAGCCAAATGGTGATCCTGGAGCGAAGGGTTCAGATTCTGCACGAGGAGAAGGCCGTGCTCACGTCCATGGAGCGGCGACTCCAAGAGCGTTGTGCCGAGCTGCAGCGGGAGATCTTCCGGCTGCAGGGCACGCAGCAGCAGTCCAAATTCAAGCCCGTGGAGTCCTCCCATCAGCCAGTGGCGCTTCCTCGTCAGGTGCCGCCGCCCAAGAAGAACAAGCAGAACAGTTCGGAGCACGAGGACGAGGGCATCAGCAGTTCGGAGACGGGCGCATCCCTGAGTCCAGTGCCCATCTTGGTCCTCCCCTCCAAGGCGAAGACATCCCGAAAGGTTGtcgaggaggacgaggacgacgcGGCAACCATTGAGGATGTCATCGAGGAGCTGGACAACATTGTGAGTGAGGCCGAGAAGCAGATCAGCAGCCAGACGAGCAGTGTTTCCCGCTCGAAGATGCGCCACCATCGTCCGGTGGAGAAGGACATTGTGCCGGTAAACATAGTACCACAGCCACCCAGAAAATCCCGGTCCTTGGCACATCTGGTGCCCCGCACCGATTGCTCCGATCAGGAGGGATCCGATTATGGAATGGTGGTGCACCAACCAGGAGATCCCGATGCCGCCGAGCGACTGGCGGCCATGCAGAGCTTCTTCGACGAAGTGGACTACGATGCTCCAGAGACGGATCAGCCCGCTGCCTACCAAATGGAATCACCCACGCCGGACATGCCGGAGGCGAATGCCACTGCCACGGCGTACAATGCGAGCACAAATCGCGAGTTGCTGGACGTGATCATGAATGCGCGGCATGACGAACACGATCCCACAATGCAGGCCCTGCGAAAAAGTGTCCAGGATGCGGCGCCCGTGACCATTCCCCATCATCCGGTGAAGGTTAAGGCCccagcaccaccgccaccgaCTCCGCCAGCCCAGCAGTTCAACGGGGTCTTCTTCATGACCGGCATGAACACACCTCAGAAGTACCCCAAGCCAGACATCTCGGCTGCCCTGCAGGCACGAAGAGTCACCAAGAACGTGGAGCGTCTGGAGGCCGCCTTCGCCTCTGCGCATCCGGAAGCCCTCAACGAAGCAGCCATCGGCAGGGAGAAGTCGCGCAGCAATCAGCAGATATACTTCACCAGTAACCTGGCGATGAGGATGCACGATCACACTGGCTTTGCCAATCCCAGCGGTGGGCAGATGCAGGGTCCCACCCACCGCACTCGATCCCACACCCAGGGTTCCATGTCAAAGGTCACGGATCTGCCGTCCGGCCTCTACTAA
- the LOC6532328 gene encoding uncharacterized protein LOC6532328: MSGSAPSSIRPLPPGLQKVAIEELNEVPSRVESDIAALKEWLQKQPHLCACHEDQFLLSFLRGSKFSLEKAKQKIDRFYSLQGVIPEIFNDQRLVDNDQVLEIIRLGVILRIPLDREDTGPAVTIIRAGSYDISKFKFQDIIRVGSMFGEIMMLEDDNASVSGYLEIMDMSGVTGANLFALQPQLLSKFSAYADEAMPTRQKGIHFINVPKAFETGFKSLLGWFPGKIKERVSVSSDPDAIFERVPKHYLPIEYGGSKGTMKDITTQMEAKLSSYRSYFEDCQHFGTNDKLREEAAVLNPQESHFGLDGSFRQLVIDYRVKNQHSFIDRQEKTTKMPSIRPLSPELQKTAIEKLNEVPTKLDDDIAALRDWIKQQPHLKARTDDQFLVNFLRGCKFSLERTKAKIDRFYTLRTKYPDFYLAHNVDVDKALEIFRLGTIVILPRPLNDNGPRLALLRLASYDPSKYTFQQVNLAGGLMQQIMLDEDDVAIVNGLISILDMSNVTTGHFLQMTPSFAKKMTVFQEEALPLRPQGVHFINTPSGFDTIFNMIKPMMSKKQQGRLYVHGTKWEALYNQIPKQYLPVEYGGENGSIPELVQQWEQRILAYRNYWEEEKNYGTDESLRVGQPVDFESLFGLQGSFRQLNVD; the protein is encoded by the exons ATGAGTGGAAGTGCTCCTAGTTCCATAAGACCGCTGCCGCCGGGCCTGCAAAAAGTGGCCATCGAGGAGCTGAACGAGGTGCCAAGTCGAGTGGAGTCGGACATTGCTGCTCTAAAGGAATGGCTGCAAAAGCAGCCTCATCTCTGCGCCTGTCACGAGGATCAGTTCCTGCTCAGCTTCCTCAGAGGATCGAAGTTTAGTCTGGAGAAGGCCAAGCAGAAGATTGATCGATTCTACAGCTTGCAGGGGGTTATCCCGGAGATTTTCAACGATCAGCGATTGGTGGACAATGACCAAGTGCTGGAGATTATTCGATTGGG AGTGATCTTGCGCATTCCCCTCGATAGGGAGGATACTGGTCCTGCCGTGACTATAATTCGAGCTGGCTCCTACGACATCAGTAAGTTCAAGTTCCAGGACATCATACGCGTGGGCTCCATGTTTGGCGAGATCATGATGCTGGAGGATGACAATGCCTCCGTCAGTGGCTACCTGGAGATCATGGACATGAGTGGAGTGACGGGTGCCAATCTGTTTGCCCTCCAACCCCAGCTCCTCAGCAAATTCTCCGCCTATGCGGACGAGGCAATGCCAACGCGCCAGAAGGGCATCCATTTCATCAATGTGCCCAAGGCATTCGAGACGGGTTTCAAGTCACTGCTTGGTTGGTTTCCGGGTAAAATCAAGGAGAGG GTTTCCGTTAGCTCCGATCCGGATGCAATTTTCGAGCGAGTTCCTAAGCACTATCTTCCCATAGAGTACGGTGGTTCAAAGGGAACCATGAAGGACATCACCACGCAGATGGAGGCGAAGCTCTCTAGCTATAGGAGCTACTTTGAGGATTGCCAGCATTTCGGAACCAATGACAAGTTGCGCGAGGAAGCCGCAGTGCTGAACCCACAAGAGAGTCACTTCGGTCTGGATGGCTCTTTCCGCCAGCTGGTCATCGACT ACAGGGTGAAAAATCAACATTCGTTCATAGACCGCCAAGAGAAGACCACCAAGATGCCGTCCATCCGACCTCTGAGCCCCGAGCTCCAGAAGACCGCCATTGAGAAGCTGAACGAGGTGCCCACCAAGTTGGATGATGACATTGCCGCTCTGAGAGATTGGATTAAGCAGCAACCGCACTTGAAAGCCCGCACAGATGATCAGTTCCTGGTGAACTTCCTGCGCGGCTGCAAGTTCAGTTTGGAAAGGACCAAGGCCAAGATCGACAGGTTCTACACACTGCGGACCAAGTACCCAGACTTTTATCTGGCTCACAACGTCGATGTAGACAAGGCACTGGAGATATTTCGATTGGG CACCATTGTGATTCTGCCACGTCCTCTAAACGATAATGGTCCACGTCTGGCTCTGCTTCGCTTAGCGAGCTATGATCCTAGCAAGTACACCTTTCAGCAGGTGAATCTTGCTGGTGGACTCATGCAGCAGATTATGCTCGATGAAGATGATGTGGCCATTGTGAATGGGTTGATATCCATTCTGGACATGTCCAATGTCACCACCGGGCACTTCCTGCAGATGACGCCGTCTTTCGCCAAGAAGATGACCGTCTTCCAGGAAGAGGCCCTGCCCCTCCGACCACAGGGAGTCCATTTCATCAACACGCCCAGTGGATTTGATACCATCTTCAACATGATCAAGCCCATGATGTCCAAGAAGCAACAGGGACGC CTCTACGTTCATGGTACCAAATGGGAAGCCCTCTACAATCAGATTCCCAAGCAGTATTTGCCCGTGGAGTACGGAGGGGAGAACGGATCGATTCCGGAGCTGGTGCAGCAGTGGGAGCAGCGCATTCTGGCCTACCGGAATTACTGGGAGGAGGAGAAGAACTACGGCACCGATGAAAGCCTCCGAGTGGGTCAGCCCGTGGACTTCGAGAGTCTCTTTGGACTGCAAGGCTCCTTCCGGCAACTGAATGTGGACTAA